Proteins encoded together in one Lathyrus oleraceus cultivar Zhongwan6 chromosome 5, CAAS_Psat_ZW6_1.0, whole genome shotgun sequence window:
- the LOC127078940 gene encoding uncharacterized protein LOC127078940 produces MEREGSSKKTILYNDYGFMDIVFSWSIEDILDEDLYKNQVDKIGLSFESVNHYIGSYKYPLLEETRATLCSSMELIYQAPYGKVLGLKEAKPFDKRNGNETDKMYNMKIDGWEKRFVHGREPYKTLPGDVLVLADYKPESVNDLQRYGRMCCFLTIVKTNDENEDMVSVSFKVKASKDLYFDELKNKSLFVVFLTNVGSYRKIWTCLHMTRGNLKLFKQILSTSNDEVKGSCDYISQPDAIWDDSSYQRVSSELNESQNNAIRDCISGIHCNHNSTVKLIWGPPGTGKTKTLGILLFVLMKMKYRILVCAPTNVAIKEVASRVLQVVRESLGSKNSDLFCSACDLLLFGNNERLEVDNKEVEDIFLDNRMQQLRKWLSPHTGWRSCLNSMIDLLKYCASDYEIFIENEILRLKQLHNESHKLKSFLEFLREKFHFRALQLKECISSLCNHVPMCLLLKNNYMDLVCLYEKVESFQEMLCREDLASSELEKLISNMEISVDSCWNLKNDAAEHVFKKRNECLSALETAKDSLHVLDSIMFTKEKSVRDFCFENSSIIFCTTATSFRLHTFSMKPMNLLVIDEAAQLKECESIIPLQLPGINHTILVGDECQLPSMVRSNVCIEAGFGRSLFERLSLLGSPKNLLNMQHRMHPDISLFPNSYFYSSKIHDAPNVKRNYTKQYLPGPMFGPYSFINVAGGREEFDDNGRSYKNMAEVAVVITILKNLYKEWIPKKEKLSIGIVSPYAGQVLKIQEKLERCNDISHADGFNVNVKSIDGFQGGEQDIIILSTVRTNHRTSLQFVSSPQRTNVALTRARHCLWILGNERALAGDHNVWKNLIFDSKKRASFFHADQDSEMAQAISDSLKELDQSLDLLDTNSVVFRNKLWKVHFSDKFRRSFTKVRPQHCKISVINVLERIASGWRPRGRSVEFICEGSSKILKHFKVENRYIICSVEIVKDSRRYIQVLKIWDLVSLEEIARSAKRLGSEFKRYTDEYIVCCKERGFDGKIEFPLSWPGTANIQKLKIVGTDDTKEADLVVSEDPNIAAQNSMIQESALLMKFCSISSDYTHNGRDAIAVDLPFALTYEQCKIITFAKSTFVLGRSGTGKTTVLSTKMIQNEKLHHTAVESVYGLIDDANLSNENAVQLNRPVLRQLFVTLSPGLCEEIKRNVSCFKRSLGESIDEDIDDAPESFSDLPSNLYPLVITFGKFLRMLDATLGNSYIKHQKKEVNFERFDSLYWPHFNSQLIKKLDSYLVFTEIMSHIKGGIKQAEIGKLSRNDYCTLYESRSSSSLSMETRDIIYDIFQNYEKMKMKKGEFDVSDIVIDLHHRLKMNAYKGDIMNYVFIDEVQDLTMAQIALFKHICRNVEEGFLFCGDTAQTVGRGIDFRFQDVRSLFYKNFMLESKSGFQDKKKEKVKCISDIFMLSQNFSTHAEVLKLSQSIIELLFHFFPNSIDMLKVETSLVYGEPPIVIQSRNGENPILTIFQGNGYSGENIGRFSEEQVILVRDDSTKEEIMQIVGKQARVLTILECKGLEFKDVLLYNFFASSPMKRRWGIIYEYMKEKGMLDSSSRVNCQSFVDLKHNVLCSELKQLYVGLTRARKRLWICEEDIEEFSKPMFCYWEKKNLVQFKILDSSFVNAMMV; encoded by the exons ATGGAAAGAGAAGGCTCAAGCAAGAAGACAATCCTTTACAACGATTATGGCTTCATGGATATTGTTTTTTCTTGGTCTATTGAAGATATTCTTGATGAAGATTTATACAAGAATCAG GTTGACAAGATTGGATTGTCATTTGAGTCTGTTAATCATTATATTGGATCATACAAATATCCATTGCTGGAAGAAACTCGAGCAACACTATGCTCGAGTATGGAACTTATATACCAAGCACCTTACGGCAAGGTGCTTGGACTTAAAGAGGCAAAACCATTTGATAAAAGAAATGGTAATGAAACAGATAAAATGTATAACATGAAAATAGATGGATGGGAAAAGAGGTTTGTTCATGGTAGAGAGCCATACAAAACTTTACCTGGTGATGTTTTGGTTTTGGCTGATTATAAACCTGAATCAGTCAATGATTTGCAAAGATATGGAAGAATGTGTTGTTTTTTGACAATTGTGAAAACAAATGATGAGAATGAAGACATGGTTTCTGTTTCTTTTAAGGTCAAGGCATCAAAAGATCTTTATTTTGATGAGTTGAAAAACAAATCTCTATTTGTTGTTTTCTTGACAAATGTTGGTTCTTATAGAAAAATATGGACTTGTCTCCACATGACTCGTGGTAATTTGAAGCTTTTCAAACAAATATTGAGCACTAGTAATGATGAG GTTAAGGGAAGTTGTGATTACATCTCGCAACCTGATGCTATATGGGATGATTCTTCATATCAAAGAGTATCATCAGAATTGAATGAATCACAAAATAATGCAATTCGTGATTGTATTTCTGGCATTCATTGCAATCACAACTCTACTGTAAAGCTTATTTGGGGTCCCCCTGGCACTGGAAAGACAAAAACCTTGGGAATACTTCTTTTTGTTCTAATGAAAATGAAATATAGAATTCTAGTTTGTGCTCCGACGAATGTGGCAATCAAGGAAGTAGCTTCGCGTGTGTTGCAGGTAGTAAGAGAGTCACTTGGTAGCAAAAATAGTGATTTATTCTGTTCTGCATGTGACTTGCTGTTGTTTGGAAATAATGAGCGGCTTGAGGTTGATAACAAGGAGGTTGAAGATATATTTTTGGATAACCGAATGCAACAGCTCAGGAAATGGTTGTCGCCTCACACGGGATGGAGAAGTTGCCTGAATTCAATGATTGATCTACTTAAATATTGTGCTTCCGATTATGAAATATTTATCGAGAATGAGATATTGCGGTTAAAGCAATTACACAATGAAAGCCATAAGCTGAAGTCATTTTTGGAGTTTTTGAGAGAGAAATTTCATTTTAGAGCATTGCAACTGAAAGAGTGCATTTCTAGCTTATGCAATCATGTACCAATGTGTCTCCTATTAAAAAATAACTATATGGACTTAGTATGTTTATATGAGAAAGTTGAATCATTTCAAGAAATGCTGTGTCGAGAGGATTTGGCTTCTTCAGAATTGGAAAAGCTTATCTCTAATATGGAAATTTCAGTGGATTCTTGTTGGAATTTAAAGAATGATGCTGCAGAACATGTGTTCAAGAAGAGAAATGAATGTTTATCAGCTTTAGAAACTGCAAAAGATTCACTTCACGTACTTGATTCAATCATGTTTACTAAGGAGAAATCAGTAAGAGACTTTTGTTTTGAAAACTCATCGATAATATTTTGTACAACTGCTACATCATTTAGGCTGCACACATTTTCTATGAAGCCAATGAACCTTTTGGTGATCGATGAAGCTGCGCAGCTTAAAGAGTGTGAATCCATCATACCCTTACAGCTGCCAGGAATAAACCACACCATTCTTGTTGGTGATGAGTGTCAACTTCCTTCTATGGTCCGAAGTAAT GTTTGCATTGAAGCTGGTTTTGGGAGAAGCTTATTTGAGAGGTTAAGCCTATTGGGTAGCCCGAAAAATCTTCTCAACATGCAACATAGGATGCATCCTGATATAAGCTTATTTCCAAATTCATATTTCTATAGCAGCAAAATTCATGATGCGCCAAATGTTAAGAGAAACTACACTAAGCAATATCTTCCCGGGCCGATGTTTGGTCCCTATTCTTTTATAAATGTAGCCGGGGGAAGGGAAGAGTTTGACGACAATGGAAGAAGTTATAAGAACATGGCTGAAGTTGCTGTTGTCATAACAATACTGAAGAATTTGTACAAAG AATGGATTCCTAAAAAGGAGAAACTATCCATTGGAATTGTTTCTCCATATGCTGGACAAGTCCTGAAAATCCAAGAGAAACTTGAAAGGTGTAATGATATTAGCCACGCCGATGGATTCAATGTAAATGTGAAATCAATCGATGGTTTCCAAGGCGGTGAACAAGATATTATTATATTATCAACTGTAAGAACCAATCACAGGACTTCTTTACAGTTTGTTTCGTCTCCTCAAAGAACAAATGTAGCTCTTACAAGGGCTAG GCATTGTTTATGGATTTTGGGGAATGAAAGGGCCCTTGCAGGAGATCATAATGTCTGGAAGAATTTGATTTTTGATTCCAAGAAACGTGCATCGTTCTTTCATGCAGATCAAGACTCCGAAATGGCCCAGGCTATATCGGATTCCTTAAAAGAGTTAGACCAATCACTTGATTTGCTTGATACAAATAGTGTTGTTTTCAGAAATAAATTATGGAAG GTTCATTTCAGCGATAAATTTCGTAGATCATTCACAAAGGTGCGACCACAGCATTGTAAAATCTCAGTTATAAATGTTTTGGAAAGAATTGCGAGTGGTTGGAGGCCGAGAGGGCGTAGCGTTGAATTCATTTGTGAAGGTTCTTCTAAGATTCTGAAACATTTTAAGGTTGAAAATCGCTACATTATTTGTTCAGTAGAGATAGTGAAAGATTCAAGGCGCTACATTCAGGTTCTTAAGATATGGGACCTAGTGTCATTAGAAGAGATTGCACGATCTGCTAAGCGCCTTGGCAGTGAATTCAAAAGATACACAGATGAATATATTGTTTGCTGCAAAGAGAGAGGATTTGATGG GAAAATAGAGTTTCCGTTGAGCTGGCCCGGAACTGCAAATATCCAGAAATTAAAGATTGTTGGTACTGATGATACTAAGGAAGCCGATTTAGTTGTTTCAGAAGATCCAAATATTGCTGCTCAAAACTCAATGATCCAAGAGAGTGCTTTGTTGATGAAATTTTGCAGCATTTCATCGGATTACACACATAATGGCCGTGATGCTATTGCAGTGGATCTTCCGTTTGCGTTAACATATGAACAATGTAAAATAATTACCTTTGCTAAGAGTACGTTTGTGCTGGGTCGATCAGGCACGGGAAAAACAACCGTTCTTTCCACAAAGATGATCCAAAATGAGAAACTGCACCATACTGCTGTTGAAAGTGTTTATGGTCTCATTGACGATGCAAATTTGTCTAATGAGAATGCCGTGCAGCTTAATAGACCAGTACTACGGCAGTTATTTGTGACTTTGAGCCCCGGACTGTGTGAAGAGATCAAACGCAATGTTTCTTGTTTTAAGAG GTCCCTAGGTGAGAGTATTGATGAAGATATTGATGATGCACCAGAATCCTTTTCTGATCTTCCATCCAACTTATACCCTCTTGTGATAACATTTGGTAAATTTTTGCGGATGCTTGATGCGACTTTGGGTAATTCTTACATTAAGCATCAAAAGAAGGAAGTGAACTTTGAAAGGTTTGATTCATTATACTGGCCTCACTTCAACTCTCAGCTGATAAAAAAATTGGATTCTTATCTTGTGTTCACTGAGATCATGTCACATATTAAAGGGGGCATAAAACAAGCTGAGATAGGAAAGTTGAGTCGCAATGACTATTGTACTTTATATGAGAGTCGATCATCGAGTAGTTTGAGCATGGAAACAAGAGACATAATATATGATATCTTTCAAAACTATGaaaaaatgaagatgaaaaaGGGAGAATTTGATGTGTCTGATATTGTAATTGATCTCCATCACAGACTGAAGATGAATGCTTACAAGGGGGATATAATGAACTATGTGTTTATTGATGAAGTGCAAGATCTTACAATGGCTCAAATAGCACTATTCAAACACATTTGTAGAAATGTTGAAGAGGGTTTTCTTTTCTGCGGCGATACAGCCCAAACAGTTGGGAGAGGTATTGATTTTAGATTCCAAGATGTAAGATCCCTCTTTTACAAGAACTTCATGTTAGAATCTAAAAGTGGATTTCAagataaaaagaaagagaaagtGAAATGTATATCTGATATTTTCATGTTGAGTCAGAACTTCAGTACTCATGCCGAGGTACTGAAATTGTCTCAAAGCATCATTGAACTTTTGTTTCATTTCTTTCCAAATTCTATCGACATGTTGAAGGTTGAAACGAGTTTGGTATATGGCGAACCTCCCATTGTTATTCAATCTAGGAATGGAGAAAATCCAATTCTAACAATTTTTCAAGGGAATGGTTACAGTGGTGAGAATATTGGAAGGTTTAGTGAAGAACAGGTAATCTTAGTAAGAGATGATTCAACTAAGGAAGAAATCATGCAAATTGTTGGAAAACAAGCTCGAGTTTTAACCATTTTAGAGTGTAAGGGCCTTGAGTTTAAG GATGTGTTGTTGTATAACTTCTTTGCTTCTTCTCCAATGAAAAGGCGATGGGGTATAATTTATGAGTACATGAAGGAAAAGGGTATGCTGGATTCAAGTTCGCGTGTTAACTGTCAAAGTTTTGTTGATTTGAAGCATAATGTTTTGTGCTCTGAACTGAAGCAACTATATGTGGGTTTAACTAGAGCAAGGAAGAGGTTGTGGATTTGTGAGGAGGATATAGAAGAGTTTAGTAAGCCTATGTTTTGTTATTGGGAGAAGAAAAATCTTGTGCAATTCAAGATACTAGATAGTTCTTTTGTTAATGCAATGATGGTTTAA